CCATGCGCTTCTGGTACGTCACGCTGGGCGCCGCCCTGGCCGGGGCGGCGGGCGGCTACCTGACCCTGACCTATATTCCCGTCTGGTCCGAGGGCCTGGTCGCGGGCCGGGGCTGGATCGCCCTGGCGCTGGTCATCTTCGCCGGCTACCGGCCGTTCAGCGCCACGCTGTCCGGCCTGCTGTTCGGGCTGATCACCGCGCTGTCCTATGTGGGGCAGGCGCGGAACTGGCCGGTCGCGCCGGCCTTCCTGAACATGCTGCCCTATCTGGGCACGATCGCGTTCATCATCGTCCCGGTCCTGGCCTGGCATCGCATGCGCCGCATCATGGCGGCCCCGGCGGCGCTGGGCGTCCCCTACCACCGCGACGTGCGATAACGGAGGACCTGATGACGTCACGCTCGTTCCCTGACGTGGACGCCGACGACCGCGCGGTGCTGGACGCCTGGTACGCCATCGGCTTCCTGGACGCACCGCCCCCGCGCACCACCCTGCTGGGCACGGCCCTTGCGATCCATCGCGGGGCCGACGGCGCGATCCAGGTACGGGCCGAGGGCCGGGACGCGCCCCTGCCGGTCGCCGAACGCCATGGCTGCCTGTGGACCAGCCTGGGCACGCCGCCCGACGCCCCGGTCGCCATCCCCGAGACCGGGGAACCCGACCGCCGGCTGGTCTGCTGCGGCTCGGTCGATGTCGGGGCCTCGGGCCTGCGCGTGGTCGAGAACTTCCTCGACCTGGCGCATTTTCCCTTCGTCCACACCAACATCCTGGGGGCCGAACCGCAGACCGAGGTCGCGCGCTACCACACCGAATGGCGCCGCGACGTGGACGAGGTCTGGGCCACCGACTGCGCGTTCCACCAGCCCCGGGCCGCCCTGTCGGCCCTGACGGGGCTGGAGACGCGCTATATCTACCGCGTCGCCTCGCCCTTCGTGACGCTGCTGTACAAGACGTGCCCCAACGATCCGGTGCGCCCCGACGTCATCGCCCTGTTCGTCCAGCCCACGGCGCCCGATCGCTGCCGCGCGCACCCGGTCATGTTCCTGATCGACGAGACCTCGCCTCAGGCGGACCTGATCCAGTTCCAGCAGCGGATCTTCCTGCAGGACCGGATCATCCTGGAAAACCAGCGCCCCCGCCTGCTGCCGCTGGACCCCCGCGCGGAAATCCCGACCCGGGCGGATTCGCTCTCGGTCGCCTATCGCCGATGGCTGAAGGAAAAACGCGTCCGCTACGGCACCACGGATAGTCTGTAATATCCCGCCCTATGTGGGCCCGACCGCCTGCGGCCACAGCGCGGCGGGCGTATCGGTGACCAGGGCATTGGCGCAGACCCGCTTGGCATAGGCCGATGATCCGACCGTATCGGGCACGCGGCCCAGCAGCTTCATTTCATCCACATATTGCGCCACCTGCACCCGCAGGTCGTTCCCCACGGGGCTGATGCCCAATGTCTCGTGCCGCAGCATGGACAGGATGTCGCCGGTCTCCATGCCCGGAATCTGCCCCGTCATCAGGCTGGCCGCCTGGTCGGGATGGGCCTTGATCCAGTCCGACGCCGCGCGCAGGGCCATGACCAATGCCGCCGCCGCCGCCGGATCGGACTGCAGCAGCGAATCCGACAGGCCCAGCGCCAGGTTGGCACGCTCGCCGTAATGACCCGTCGTGCTGTTGGCCAGTTCGAAGAACGGCGAATCCGTCCCGTGCAGCAACTGCCACGCCAGCGGGTCGTGCGCGGCCACGGCGTCGATCTCGCCCGCCCGGGCGGCATCCATCACCTGTTCGGGTGGCAGGGTGACCCAGCGCACCGATGCCTCGGGGTCGATTCCCTTGCGCCGCATCATGACCGAGAAGAACAGCCGGTCGGCCATGTCCTGGTCCTCTACCGCGATTCGCAGCCCCGCGATGCCGTCCAGCCGCACGACCTTGAGCTTGCGCCGGACCAGCAAACGGAAGGTGCCGGATTGCAGGCCGCTGACCAGACGAGCCTGGACTCCCCCCAGCCGCATCACGTCCAGCCAGGTCAGGATCGGGGATGCCGCGCCCACCGCCCGGCCGGCAACCATGTCGGCAATGGCGGCCCGCCCGCTGCGCGCACCGCCGACCAGCGCCACGTCCAGATTGTAGGCGGCAAAGAAATGCTGCCGCGCCACCGCGAAGACCAGCATGTTCGAGGACGGCCAGGACAGCGCCAGCCGGCGGAAACGCCCGTCGGGCAGCACCTTGTGATGAGTGACCGCCTGATGATGCAGCCGGTGGCGCACCGCCAGCCCGCCCGCCAGCGCGGCCGCGCCCCCCGCGCCCGCCCCTGCGATCAGCACCCGGCGGCGCGACAATCCCCACGCGGATCGACTGCCCATCTGATCCATGCGTGCGCTTCGACCCCCGTGTTTCCTGATGCCGCCCCATGGTGGGCACCTGCTCTCCTACCCGTCAAAAAAAACATCGGATAGGGGGTTTACCTGCAAACCGGAGGTCCGCTATACGGTGCCCCGGCGCTGATCCCGAATAGCTCAGTCGGTAGAGCAAGCGACTGTTAATCGCTGGGTCGTAGGTTCGAGTCCTACTTCGGGAGCCATCTTCCTCACTGCCTGATAGTCATATCAATCAGTTGGAAATGGGCGCGCCAATCCTGACCAATGATCAGACCGCGCAGACGCGCAGGCTGGGCATGGATGCCTGCGGACAATCGTCAGGCTGCGATCTTCCCCATACATCGATAGGCGGACGTCCAGGCCGACAGCGCGATCGGCCCGCAACGCGCGGGGGAGACGGCGGCGCAATCAGACGCGCGCGGCCCAGCCCAGGTCGCGACGGCAGAGGAAGACAAGGGCAAGGGCGCCGAGCGCTGCGAAGAAGATGTAGGATTGCAGGAACGCGAACGGTGTCGCCGCCAGCACGTTCACCGGCGACAACGTATTGGCGGACAGCGCAAAGGTGACGCACAGCAGGCTCCATCGCCCGAAGGCAGGGCGCGGATCGGCCGGCAGCGACAGGAACAGCAGCGAGAACAGCGGCAGCAGGATGCCGTAATGATGTTCCCACGCCACCGGCGAGGACGCCGTAAAGCATAGGGCCGCCACCATCAGCGAAGCCACCGCGGACAGTCGGGTGGTCGCGGTCCGCGCCCCCCACAGGCCGGCCACGACCAGCATCACCATCGACAGCAGCGTCAGGTAATGGACGGGCGGGTCGTAGGGGGCGAAACGCCAGCGGTCCCAGACGAGGTCCGGCCCATTGCCGAGCATATGGTTGAGCAGCCCGTTGACCGACTGGTTGGCGTAGAGGCTTTCGCCACGCCGGTCGATAAACGCCAGGACCCGCAGATAGGCGAGCGGCCACGCCCATCCATACAGCGATGCCGAGAGCGCATAGCCCACGGCCAGGCAGGCCGCCATCGCCCCGACGAACGGCCTGTCTCGGCGCAGGGCGCCCCAAATCAGGAACAGCGCCATCTGCGGCTTCACCAGGGCGGAAAGGCCGATCAGCAGGCCGGCCGGCGCCGAGCGGCCCCTGACCAAAGCATAGCAGGCGAAGACGAAGATGGCGTCGAGAAAGATCTGGATCTGGCCGAGATAGACGGCCCGGATCAGGGGAAAGAAGCAGAAGGTGGCGATCACGGTTGCGGCGGCCAGCCAGAACCGGCTGGACCCGCCGTCCGGGGCGGCCGGCAACCGGACCAGCCTGGCGAGTTCCCGGTTCAGCAGGACCATCCCGACCGCCACCGTGATCCAGGCCGCGATGTCGAGACTGTCGAGGACCTGGATCGCCGTGTCGCCGTCGAACGGTAGCCAGCGGATCGCCAGCAGCGACGACAGGGGGTACTGGAACTTGATCCCCAGCGCGAAGAAGAAGTGATCATAGGCATCGCCGCCGGGATGGGCCGCCAGCCAGTCGCGCACGACCAGCATCGGCCCCCAGGAATCGGACCTGGTCAGTTCATGGAGGTGCCACAGGAAATTGATATTATTGGCGAAGCACACATCGTCATGGGGCAAGGGGACGCCGGTGTGGACCAGGTGCCGATGGACGAGCATGATCACGGCACTGATCACCGCCATCAGGAGCGGGATGGCCAGGCAGGCCCGGCGCAGTAACTGCTCGGACCGCCCC
This genomic stretch from Gluconacetobacter diazotrophicus PA1 5 harbors:
- a CDS encoding aromatic ring-hydroxylating oxygenase subunit alpha; its protein translation is MTSRSFPDVDADDRAVLDAWYAIGFLDAPPPRTTLLGTALAIHRGADGAIQVRAEGRDAPLPVAERHGCLWTSLGTPPDAPVAIPETGEPDRRLVCCGSVDVGASGLRVVENFLDLAHFPFVHTNILGAEPQTEVARYHTEWRRDVDEVWATDCAFHQPRAALSALTGLETRYIYRVASPFVTLLYKTCPNDPVRPDVIALFVQPTAPDRCRAHPVMFLIDETSPQADLIQFQQRIFLQDRIILENQRPRLLPLDPRAEIPTRADSLSVAYRRWLKEKRVRYGTTDSL
- a CDS encoding glycosyltransferase family 87 protein; its protein translation is MSVSGDSLLDSVADPALAYTEAISVGGRSEQLLRRACLAIPLLMAVISAVIMLVHRHLVHTGVPLPHDDVCFANNINFLWHLHELTRSDSWGPMLVVRDWLAAHPGGDAYDHFFFALGIKFQYPLSSLLAIRWLPFDGDTAIQVLDSLDIAAWITVAVGMVLLNRELARLVRLPAAPDGGSSRFWLAAATVIATFCFFPLIRAVYLGQIQIFLDAIFVFACYALVRGRSAPAGLLIGLSALVKPQMALFLIWGALRRDRPFVGAMAACLAVGYALSASLYGWAWPLAYLRVLAFIDRRGESLYANQSVNGLLNHMLGNGPDLVWDRWRFAPYDPPVHYLTLLSMVMLVVAGLWGARTATTRLSAVASLMVAALCFTASSPVAWEHHYGILLPLFSLLFLSLPADPRPAFGRWSLLCVTFALSANTLSPVNVLAATPFAFLQSYIFFAALGALALVFLCRRDLGWAARV
- a CDS encoding ABC transporter substrate-binding protein, giving the protein MGSRSAWGLSRRRVLIAGAGAGGAAALAGGLAVRHRLHHQAVTHHKVLPDGRFRRLALSWPSSNMLVFAVARQHFFAAYNLDVALVGGARSGRAAIADMVAGRAVGAASPILTWLDVMRLGGVQARLVSGLQSGTFRLLVRRKLKVVRLDGIAGLRIAVEDQDMADRLFFSVMMRRKGIDPEASVRWVTLPPEQVMDAARAGEIDAVAAHDPLAWQLLHGTDSPFFELANSTTGHYGERANLALGLSDSLLQSDPAAAAALVMALRAASDWIKAHPDQAASLMTGQIPGMETGDILSMLRHETLGISPVGNDLRVQVAQYVDEMKLLGRVPDTVGSSAYAKRVCANALVTDTPAALWPQAVGPT